The genomic window ctcattctttaaactaaatcacatctaactttaagtgtgatggatggttctgtttcatttctattgttttatagatatagtccaggttcaaccctaaagtcagacacatttactcaaatacctgcatttaattcaactgcatattacttaaaaaagtacttatactcatattttgatgccttgtcaatgaacagacagtattaggataaaattttttgtttttactaaaaattgaaacaaaacaaaaggtgcaaaaaaacaaggtgccttgagatgaAAAGGAAAATAAACGTGTGAAAGGTTTGGGcttctggaccagctggtccaggacagcaagtctggaactccatggtcccgctccctctttctctttctaacatgaaaattaataaaaatgcataaatgaataacagaacacatgatgacagattcctaccagtgtgatgtgacatgtcaaaTGTCTGACCAGGGCCTTTGTAAACAGCAGAAGGTGATGGACCAGTgcacaaacgagccacaggttcagatTAAGAGGCGAGTTCGtctggtccatttcaggtggaaatcacaaaacatacagaataaatcagtgttccgctcacggcgacaacacaaatacatccagttctctgatttaggtttagtgtcagactgttgaccagttagcattagcatttggtTAACTGGACTTTTGACTCAACAGCTGATgtgccgctgactactgttacagcatggaaccaactaaacagtgaatatttctgtgatatacagaccattggtttgttcggcaGTTGGATCTACCGCGACTGTTGTGgttctttagtttcttttaatcctgcattagtttcttcttcttttctcgtatttctttaggcttgtgttttatatttggctccgacagcttttactcactCATTttgtgtcggcgattcaaagtccgtctgaatttcctcgtcgtccatCCATTTGTTgcagcttctcttttggtccattttccgaattatcaaaatacaaagcttgtggaaatgaaatgaattaattaaattgCGTGGGTGAATGGAATGCGGAAATGCTgtgagtctagtccaccactcagtgttctgcagcacacagccccgccccttaaagttcctggtaatctgaaaagtactacctctctaccaggaacttctttggggAAAGTTTGGGGCCGGGGAAAAGTTATTTACCCGGGTAATTTTCGGTGCAAACGCACTGGggttttgaaagttcagggtaatgctcaaagttcctgcggtggaaaaggtCCGAATCACTCCTGTCTGGTATAAAACCAGTCTGGTCCAGTTGCACTAATTTACCTAAAAGGGGGCTCAGTCTGTGAGCCAatgtttttaacacatatctttattaaggttttgacaaattacatatattttctgacatgaattgacagTATTGTGTGGGTCTACCCTAAACACAAATCCccccaagaccacctctgaatttttaaacagctgtgaaagtaaataacataacaaaataataagtgacaGACAGtataagtaatagtgacttgaatacttctctacatccatttttgtatatctgatatataatcaatcatttaacaaaaaaaagaaaaagggtatggtctcactttgtaCATTATGATGATAAAATATCAAGCCTTCattctaaaaattttagaaatgaattccatatcttgtggaagatatgagttttccaTTTAATTGAGTATGTGAGCCTTTCAGTAGCTCTGCAGGATGAGAGTTCAGCAATCCATGAATTCAACaatggacaatcaacacttttccaaaGTCTAGCTATAAGACGCTTTGcatgtattagacagaggttcaccagcctactttcatgagttctaagggctaaagtttctggaataagacctaGAAAACAGATCTCTGGGCACATTGGGATTTCTTTGTCTATAATATTAGAAACTGTGTTAATTAATCTTCTCCAAAATTCTTGCATGTGTTCACATTTCCAGATGCAGTGATACAAAGTACCTCTCTCGGTTCCACATTTTATACAGGTGTCTGGGATAttggggttgaatttgtgaagtttTTCAGGAGTTATATAGGTTCTCATCAGCCAGTTATACTGAATTGATTTAAACTGGGTGACACAGTGGTACAGTGaatgtgcctcacagcaagaaggtcctgggtttgattcaaacaccagttgacggggggtgggacctttctgtgtggagtttgcatgttctccctgtgtctgtgtgggttctctccaggtactccggcttcctcccaccatccaaagacatgcactgataggttaattggttaatctaaattgcccataggggTGAATgtaatgtgagagtgattgtttgtctctatatgttcagcccagcgatgaactggcgaaatgtccggggtgtaccccaccttcacccataagtagctgggataggctccaagtgacccccatatgaccctagtgaggataaagtggattcagataatgaatgaatgactgaataatTTAAATCTGCTATTAATGGATATTGTTTGCACCTGGGAACAAGCTTTGGATGTCTTCTATTCATGCTAGTTTTCTATAATTTGAGGACTCTTCagtcatttttatcaattttttatgTATCATTGAAATCTTCCCCTTACTATAGGGGTCTGATGTTGCCATTTCCTCTAAAATACTTAGAGGACATTGATATGACTGCATCTTAGAGCAAATAAAACTATGAATCtgaaaatatttgaataaatgggtTTGAGGGATTCCAAATTTTGTTTTAAGAGTTTCAAAGGACATTAGAATATTATCTTTATAAAGGTCTGAAATCCTTTGCAATCCCAACTGCGCCCATTGCCTGAATCCAGGATCAGATTTACCTGGTTTAAATAATACATTGCCCCAAATGGGGGTAAATTGTGAAATCCCAGGTTGTTCTCCAAATATGTCTTGTGTTTCATACCAAACTCTAATTGTGTTTTTTAGAAATGGGTTAACTGTGTCCTTCTTAAGTTTCTTTAAAGAATCTGAATTAAGATACCTATCTAGAGTAAGTCCTCTTGCATTTTCTCTCTCTATCTGAACCCAAGGTAAATTGGAATGTTCAGAGAACCAGAAGAAAGTCGATCTAAGCTGGGCTGCCTTTAAGTACCATAAGAGGTTAAATTAGCCAAAATTTTAGAAAATAATTTCCCATCCTGATTAAGCAGAGAGATAGGACGAAAAGAACCCATGTCTTCAGGGTCTTTACCCTTTTTGTGTATCACTGTAACGAGCGCTTCTGTTAGGGTGGGAGGAAGGACACCATCAGAGTGGGCTAGAGTGAACACTTTATGTAGATATGGGCAgagaattttgtgaatttttcatACAGCTCACCTGGAAGGCCATCAGGACCTGGGGCTTTATTGCTTTCAAGTGAAGTGATGGCTTTTTTGAAACTTTTTTAATAGAAATTTCTAAGTTCAGCTGAGCTGATTCATTTTCATCTAACTGGGAGAGATTGCATTTATCCAAGAAATCCTGCATAGCTGTATAGTCTGTATTGTTTTTGGAAGTGTACAAATTTTTGTCAAATTGGAGAAATCCATCATAATTGTCCATGGGTTTCATCAGAATCTCACCTTTATCAGATTTAATTTTATGTATTGTGCGATCACTTTACTGTTTTCTGACTTGTGGGACTAAAAGTCTGTGGCTTgtcattaaatttaaaaaaattctctTTGGGAAATAAGAACGCCTTACTAACCCTTGCTGAAagtattttgttttattcatattttaagacatatttttttatgtagttcattGGAAGGAGTTTGGGCATTCTCTTTGTCCAGAAGGTTGATTTGGTTGTCTAGTTCAAGTAATCTGGTGCTTTGAATGTCTCCCAGAGAATAGAAGGGGTGGTTTCTGAATTATCATTAGTATCAAAATAGAGGGAGATTTGAGCTTCTAAATAATCACAGAACCCTTTTTCAGTTAGTAACAGAGGATTCAGCCTAGGGTTCGTCCATGGCTTCACCATGTTTTGAATATTCACAGTGCACGTTAAAGGGCTGTGATCTGAGATCAGAATATTATGGTATGTCACATCTACAGCATATGGCATTAATTTGGCTTCTATGAGACAGTAATCTATCCTGCTGTATGAGTTATGCGTTGCTGAGTAAAAGGAGCACTCTCTGCCAGTCGGATTAGTGATTCTCCAAATGTCATTGGAcccttttaagaggatgttgtatgacttagagagggggACATCTGGCTGCAGACGTTTTGCCTGACGCACTTTGTCTTCATCTCATGggcactttttgcaaagttgactttagaaggtttgacttgactatgtgttttttatgtattcgttttatgtatgaaagtctgtgtctaactatttaatgtactgctgcccatcttggccaggacactcttgaaaaagagatttttaatcttagtgaggttttcctggttaaataaaggtaaaataaaaataaataaattagtattATTGATGAATGTATTGAGAAAGACACTCAAATTACTTCTCTCTATTCTGTGGGTGGAAGATCTATCTAAATGCGGGTCGATGTTTTGGCATTTTGATGTGCAGGTTGAATGCATCCACCTAAGATATGGTCAAATTGGTTTCAATACATCCAAGTTGGTGACCTTACATGACATCATATGATCATGGTAGTGCAACGAATTCTGAGGTTTTGTCATGAAACAAGTACTTGTCATaactcatttgtacattgttgAACCTGCATCAGTTTTCACATGTAGAATAAGAGGAttgagtttttaaatgtttgaaaatgtcctattaattatctaactagttaattttgtctgtctgcttaatctggtttgaaagggatgtgtttgttgtgttccattccattgcatttcagtgaccacctcttctgtttccttgtgttttgatgtagagagaagccaaaggtggatttaaagtgaaacctaaaagttgtgtctggacaaagatcacctgattccagcaaacatggatggaagacccacctgtgaccagtgtggaaagactttcaccacagcaagctACCTAAAAacccaccaacgcatccacactggagaaagcccatatgaatgtgaccagtgtggaaatgctttcatcaCAGCAGGTTCCCTAAAACTCCACCAACgcacccacactggagaaagaccatatgcgtgtgaccagtgtggaaatgctttcaccagagcAGGTTCCCTAAAACTCCACCAACgcacccacactggagaaagaccatatgcgtgtgaccagtgtggaaatgctttcacccaAGCAGGTAACCTAAAAACCCACCAACgcacccacactggagaaaggccatatgagtgtgaccagtgtggaagtactttcaccacagcaggtcacctaaaaatccaccaacgcatccacactggagacaaACCATATGAGTgtaaccagtgtggaaatgctttcaccacagcaagtgacCTTAAaagacaccaacgcatccacactggagaaagacgatatgagtgtgaccagtgtggaaatgctttcaccacagcaagtgaccttaaaatccaccaacgcatccacactggagaaagaccatatgagtgtgaccagtgtggaaatgctttcaccacagcaagttacttgaaaatccaccaacgcatccacactggagaaaaaccatatgcctGTGATAAATGTGGAAAGAATTTCATCCGAATTGCTGGGCTTATAtgtcaccaacgcatccacactggagaaagaccatatgcctGTGGCCAATGCGGAAAGAATTTCACCCAGATGACTGGGCTTATAtgtcaccaacgcatccacactggaaaaAGACCATTTAACTGTGACCactgtggaaatgctttcaccacaacaagtcacctaaaaatccaccaacgcagcCACACAGGAGAAAGAccgtatgagtgtgaccagtgtggaaagaattTCACTCAAATGTGTGTGCTTAAACTCCACCAacgtatccacactggagaaaaaccatatgagtgtgaccagtgtggaaaggctttcaccacagcaagtgacctaaaaatccaccaacgcatccacactggagaaagaccatttgTGTGTGActagtgtggaaatgctttcaccacagcaagtgaaCTAAAACTCCACCaatgcatccacactggagaaagaccatatatatctgtgaccagtgtgggaagtttTTCACCAAAGgtaatcacctaaaaatccaccaacgggCCCACACTGGAGAGAGACCCTACCAGTGCAGATTCTGTTACAGATCTTTTATCACAGGTTCAAAATGTACTAAACGTGAACATGTCAAACATTTTCTCAAAGTACAAAAACTAAACAGTTGTACAAAAAGTAAGAGATTGGATTCTAggtgtgttatgacactgacTCTTTCCAGTAAATAGTTTGAATGTTTCCAATGTGATGAAAGATTCTCGTCATCCTCTGCCCTCTGCTATCATCAGCGCAGATGTGAATCATCAACATCTGGACCAAAATGTCCCTCAGCGTCAgatgacaagaagaaacacagcgcgtgtgaaccagcagcacccacttctgacaagaacatcagacttaaaaacttccagatcagacttcacagaatccagatgtgaagacaatcatcagactgaaggctgtgttttgttgtcctcagagtacagaagtgtgttctaatgcaccaccttcacaaaacagtgatGTTACTGAACCTCAACCTGCTACGAGGTGAAAAGTTCAACTAGTGGAGGTCAACAAGGACCTGGTATCTATGGTGATACTACTTCTCATTGACTCTGTGGACTTTAATCAGTAACTTgttgttgtgattctgttgctggttggggTTCACACAGTTGGATTTACATCAGTTAGAAACAACATGATGAACATAATATAACTGATACAGAATGACTGATGAGCTGGTAGTGGTTTAGTCCCAAACTGAGGCcgacaacatgaaggagatcacattCCATTGAAGGATGAAGTCTGTTTAGCACAAAGTGTACAACCACCAAGGTCCAGTCTGGTATTGGTCTGGTCCAGTGTTTACCTGAACATCAAACTGGATTCAACATTTTTCCTCTCGTCTAACCCTGACCTGCAGAATGTGTttgatttgattgaaaatgtgttGAACTGCTGATGACTGTGGTAAAGAAGAACCACTGGATGAATCAGAAAGTTCAGGACATCAATGGAACTGGAACAAACATTTGGTCATGTTCTGTTGTTCAATGTTCTACTTAATCATcttgttttattctaattctaAAGTGGACCTGAAACATGAGACAAAAGTATTTACCATAATCACTCTTTAACGGCATCCACTCATTTGTTCAGTTACTTCTTAATGTTTTACTTTTTCCagttattgaatgaatgaatgaattgtttattttggtttgtacattaatcattgcacatagtacaataataataataaacataaacgAAAAAGGAATAggttagaagcaaaagcttattttagtGCCTCTCCTTTTCCCCTGATTCACTgctgacattaaattaaatatgttcaGCATTGAGCATTCTCATTATAACCaaagaatcaacaacaacaaaaacacatctaccatctcaacttcatattcctgaatgattttatactaaaggcattttttaaactttgtcagagaagtgaacaactgaaattcatcatcaaatccatcccataatttcacacccacaacccaaatccatctagacttcacatttctcctcactttagtccattctCAAATATAAAAACCTCTTCAATTCTAATTACTCTGTCTTAATTTAAAGACATCTTGAAtgctatttggaacaatattttttactttataaatcatatacagtgttcatatatatatatgtgtgtatatatatatatatatatatatatatatatacacacacacacagtatcctGCAATTTGAAGGTTTTAAGTTGAATCAATTATTAGTTGCTTCCAAATATtctactttattaattattctaatagttctgtttttttttattttactcatgTATCTGTGGtagtttttcctgcatttctccatatttctgcacaatatgttCAGTAGGACAGAACCAAAGAACAATAGATCATGTacaggctgtttttgttcagtcaGTCCCTTGTTTTATACAGTATGTCTATAGATTTGGACACTTTACTTTGAATAGACTCAATATGAGGTTTCCAACACAGTTTACTATCTATGATGACACCTAAAAATGTAGCTTCATAAACTCTTTCTATTATCAGTAggtatgttttcagtacaggtTCTGTTATTGTCATATTTATATCAGTGAAAAATGACTTTGTCCTGATTTTATGTGTTATCATGTGCATCACTGAGTGTTCTTTAAGTCTTATTAAAGCATAGACTCAGAAATTCAAATAATGCTTAAATTCAAATAATCCTGAAATTCAAATCATGCTGAAATTCAAATAATGTTGAAATTCAAATAATGCTGGCATTCAGCTGACTCCTGCTCTCCAGGAGGCAGAGACGCAGGCACGACCTcttgatttttttctccatttttcataGTTATAGTAACCAGGGTTAGTTAAACcccaggttattacctccgccaaggaggttatgtttttgccagggtttgtttgtttgtttgtttgtctgtttgtttgtttgtttgtctgtctgtttgtttgtctgtccgttagtgtgcaacataactcaaaaagttatggacagatttggatgaaattttcagggtttgttggaaatgggataaggaagaaatgattacattttggtggtgatcgggggtgggggggcccacgggggggggccactgatcagccttggcggaggtctgcgctctccgagtgcttctagtttctaatCTGCTCTGAAAATGTTGCTGtgtattatgtgtttgttttctaaatgttttttttttttttttttaatttaaatttgtaacagtttttttatgacaaggaagaagtaaaaacatcTCCTAAACTTCAGTGAAATCACTAACTGTATATGTGTTACTGTCCCTTTAATTCAGGTGGCAGTTGTGATGCGCTGTTTCGGTGTGCAAAAACTGATAGGAGTGGGCATCTTACCTCCGTACTGATCTCTGTGCACCCCGTGCGACCGGAGTATGTTATGTGTAGATGCTGAAGAGGAGAAAATAGAATTGAACTGACAAAACTAAGTCAGAAGTCAGGAAACTGACAGATAAGTTGGACACGGATGTAGAAGAGACGGGCGAGTAGCTGCAACTTCGAGTTAGGACGGTGTAGAACTGTTTAGAGCTGTAAACAATTGATTTCCCAGTGAGTAATGAGCATTATGCTAATTAGCATGCTAAATCGCTTGAAAAGTGTTTGTTACACGTGGTTTAAAAACCTTAGAGCTATACCTTAtgttgtggcatttttacactttccttttgtcatcttaaaatgctcctaataagtgtgtgtcaaacaaatgtaaaagaaattcaccaggtattgaaactaaaattctgaccaatcatttgattcagtccaaatgaaataattggccgaacctggctgagcctcctgtcaatcatccattaacGCTGCCCCCACATCccatatgtgtacctctgaatctgatgcttcactggcgctgctcctcctgtcactgaccacagtctactgtctaaggatgtgaatggataggactcaaatgcatgtGTGGAAGGGAAAagatggatttattaacagaaataacaaccaaggggaacaaagaggagtcagatgaatgaaggatggaaatAAAAGTCCaggagtctggtgtactggaccgaacagacaggtctgcacaaagctcagcttttatgactcatacaggtacatgtatttGGTgtcacaatgtaggattatggaggatgataaatgtatggactataaaacctcaaatgtccatggaaaatttgcggaggctgtgcgttcacagtgcgtgcgcccatcacctgggcacctcatctcccagctgatgaggtgcagtgaagacactgacccagtgccgcacagaccagacctttaaatacagggtctactgatgaaacaggggccgcagcaggtggatgatgttgtgtctg from Sphaeramia orbicularis chromosome 16, fSphaOr1.1, whole genome shotgun sequence includes these protein-coding regions:
- the LOC115435236 gene encoding zinc finger protein 2 homolog encodes the protein MESQTNSKATSYLKTHQRIHTGESPYECDQCGNAFITAGSLKLHQRTHTGERPYACDQCGNAFTRAGSLKLHQRTHTGERPYACDQCGNAFTQAGNLKTHQRTHTGERPYECDQCGSTFTTAGHLKIHQRIHTGDKPYECNQCGNAFTTASDLKRHQRIHTGERRYECDQCGNAFTTASDLKIHQRIHTGERPYECDQCGNAFTTASYLKIHQRIHTGEKPYACDKCGKNFIRIAGLICHQRIHTGERPYACGQCGKNFTQMTGLICHQRIHTGKRPFNCDHCGNAFTTTSHLKIHQRSHTGERPYECDQCGKNFTQMCVLKLHQRIHTGEKPYECDQCGKAFTTASDLKIHQRIHTGERPFVCD